From Xenopus laevis strain J_2021 chromosome 7L, Xenopus_laevis_v10.1, whole genome shotgun sequence, one genomic window encodes:
- the LOC121395766 gene encoding ubiquitin carboxyl-terminal hydrolase 36-like, with the protein MISSTVKQHMNNSLLFPIHYAQSVAYPECLDLRCYTSEPNGTPILYNLYAVLVHAGTTCNSGHYFCYVKGPNGNWYKMNDNSVTSVDIKIVLKQEAYLLFYIRTPDEQTCTVSSSLKTSTADSEQPITTKQRGFLSTADSEQPSTGKQSSISSTADSEQPITSRKPKHGQAT; encoded by the exons ATGATTTCATCAACAGTTAAGCAACATATGAATAATTCTCTCTTATTCCCAATTCATTATGCACAGAGTGTAGCGTATCCGGAATGTCTTGATCTCCGGTGTTACACCTCAGAGCCAAATGGAACACCAATTCTTTACAATTTGTATGCCGTTCTTGTCCACGCTGGAACAACCTGCAATAGTGGACATTATTTCTGCTATGTGAAG GGCCCCAATGGAAACTGGTACAAAATGAACGACAATTCTGTGACATCTGTAGACATCAAGATAGTGTTGAAGCAGGAGGCCTACCTGCTGTTCTATATCAG AACCCCGGATGAGCAGACATGCACAGTATCATCTTCTTTAAAAAcatctacagctgattctgaacagccaATCACTACCAAGCAACGTGGCTTTTtatctacagctgattctgaacagccaAGCACTGGCAAGCAAAGTAGCATTTcatctacagctgattctgaacagccaATCACTAGCAGGAAAC ccaAGCACGGGCAAGCAACGTAG